The Raphanus sativus cultivar WK10039 chromosome 2, ASM80110v3, whole genome shotgun sequence genome includes a region encoding these proteins:
- the LOC108839886 gene encoding peroxynitrite isomerase Rv2717c, whose product MATETPPVHPFVAPLSYLLGTWRGQGEGEYPTIPSFRYGEEIRFSHSGKPVIAYTQKTWKLETGDPMHAESGFFRPKPDGSIEVVIAQSSGLVEVQKGAYNVDKQTITLKSELVGNASKVKETSRGFELVDGKLSYVVHMSTTTQHLQPHLKATLEKL is encoded by the exons ATGGCGACGGAAACGCCGCCGGTACACCCCTTCGTCGCACCGTTATCGTATCTATTGGGAACATGGAGAGGACAAGGCGAAGGTGAATATCCAACGATACCTTCCTTCCGCTACGGCGAAGAGATCCGTTTCTCACATTCCGGCAAG CCGGTGATAGCTTACACGCAGAAGACATGGAAGTTAGAAACAGGAGACCCGATGCACGCAGAGAGCGGTTTCTTTCGTCCGAAGCCAGACGGTTCAATCGAAGTCGTTATTGCTCAGAGCTCTGGTCTCGTTGAAGTCCAG aaaggAGCTTACAATGTCGATAAGCAAACGATCACACTCAAGAGTGAGCTTGTCGGAAACGCATCCAAG GTGAAGGAGACAAGCAGAGGATTTGAATTGGTTGATGGAAAGCTATCGTACGTTGTTCATATGAGTACAACCACACAGCATCTTCAACCTCATCTCAAAGCCACTCTCGAAAAGCTTTGA